One window of Sphingobacteriales bacterium genomic DNA carries:
- a CDS encoding nucleotidyl transferase AbiEii/AbiGii toxin family protein, whose amino-acid sequence MAKIDFYHIDPAEKAAIFTEIATQLGMKPFAVEKDWWVSRTLEIIFQMPIAEHLVFKGGTSLSKAWKLINRFSEDIDLAIEREFFGFAGELGKNQRDKLRKVAGAYTTGTFLEELKQAFAAKGFSGLNFEVVEAKDSDQDPRVLEIYYPNVIEPDTEYILPRVQIEVSCRSLREPFTVRSFGALVDEFYVGKDFAEPLFEVPTVNAERTFLEKLFLLHEEFHRPADKMRVDRLSRHLYDVYHLTQAGVAARAISDKVLYETIVAHRHKFSRVGKVDYNLHHPHTLNPIPPEEVIADWETDYAKMKEDMIYEEKKPSFEDLMRNILNLRNELQAVEWRFEFEFPFPNS is encoded by the coding sequence ATGGCAAAGATTGATTTTTACCACATAGACCCTGCCGAAAAAGCAGCCATCTTTACAGAGATTGCTACGCAATTGGGTATGAAACCATTTGCCGTAGAGAAAGATTGGTGGGTAAGCCGCACCTTGGAAATCATCTTTCAGATGCCGATTGCAGAACATTTGGTATTCAAAGGCGGTACCTCACTCAGCAAAGCTTGGAAACTCATTAACCGCTTTTCGGAAGATATTGACTTGGCGATTGAGAGAGAGTTTTTTGGATTTGCCGGAGAGTTGGGAAAAAATCAAAGAGATAAACTCAGAAAAGTAGCCGGAGCCTATACTACCGGGACTTTCTTAGAAGAACTGAAACAGGCATTTGCAGCCAAAGGATTTTCAGGGTTGAATTTTGAAGTGGTTGAAGCCAAAGACAGCGACCAAGACCCAAGAGTATTGGAGATTTACTACCCCAATGTGATAGAACCAGATACCGAATATATCTTACCAAGGGTGCAGATAGAAGTAAGTTGTCGTTCATTGCGAGAGCCATTTACGGTACGGTCTTTTGGTGCTTTGGTAGATGAATTTTATGTAGGAAAAGATTTTGCCGAACCACTTTTTGAAGTGCCCACAGTCAATGCCGAACGTACATTTTTAGAGAAATTATTCCTGTTGCACGAAGAATTTCATCGTCCGGCAGACAAAATGCGGGTGGATAGGTTGAGTAGGCATTTGTATGATGTTTACCACCTTACCCAAGCCGGAGTAGCAGCAAGAGCCATATCTGATAAAGTGCTTTACGAAACCATTGTAGCACACCGCCACAAGTTTTCAAGAGTGGGGAAAGTAGATTACAATTTGCATCATCCACACACGCTGAATCCCATTCCACCCGAAGAAGTGATAGCCGATTGGGAAACCGATTACGCCAAAATGAAAGAAGATATGATCTACGAAGAAAAGAAGCCCAGTTTTGAAGACTTGATGCGTAATATACTAAATTTAAGAAACGAACTCCAAGCAGTTGAATGGAGATTTGAATTTGAATTTCCCTTTCCTAATTCCTAA